A genomic window from Glaciihabitans sp. INWT7 includes:
- the gap gene encoding type I glyceraldehyde-3-phosphate dehydrogenase, giving the protein MTVKIGINGFGRIGRNYLRAALAQGADLEVVAVNDLTDPKSLAHLLKYDSVAGRLSEDVSVDGEFIVVGGKRIKVLAERDPANLGWGDLGVDIVIESTGRFTNAKDAAKHIEAGAKKVIISAPATDDDGTFVMGVNEHLYDAATQHILSNASCTTNCLAPLAKVFMEAFGIERGLMTTVHAYTADQNLQDGPHSDLRRARAAALNIIPTSTGAAKALGLVVPELIGKLDGYALRVPVPTGSITDLTVEAGRNVTVAEVNAAYKAAAESGALKGFLSYTEDPIVSSDIQGDPHSCIFDAGLTKVIGNQVKIAGWYDNEWGYSNRLVDFTEYVAERL; this is encoded by the coding sequence TTGACTGTCAAGATCGGTATCAACGGCTTCGGCCGCATTGGTCGCAACTACCTCCGCGCGGCTCTCGCTCAGGGCGCAGACCTCGAGGTCGTCGCCGTCAACGACCTCACCGACCCTAAGTCGCTCGCGCACCTTCTCAAGTACGACTCCGTCGCCGGCCGCCTGTCGGAGGATGTCTCGGTCGACGGCGAGTTCATCGTCGTCGGAGGCAAGCGCATCAAGGTTCTCGCCGAGCGTGACCCCGCGAACCTCGGCTGGGGAGACCTCGGAGTCGACATCGTCATCGAGTCGACCGGTCGCTTCACGAACGCGAAGGACGCCGCCAAGCACATCGAGGCCGGCGCGAAGAAGGTCATCATCTCCGCACCCGCAACCGACGACGACGGCACCTTCGTCATGGGTGTCAACGAGCACCTCTACGATGCCGCGACCCAGCACATCCTCTCGAACGCATCCTGCACCACGAACTGCCTCGCGCCCCTGGCCAAGGTCTTCATGGAAGCCTTCGGCATCGAGCGAGGTCTCATGACCACTGTTCACGCCTACACCGCTGACCAGAACCTGCAGGATGGTCCGCACAGTGACCTTCGCCGTGCCCGTGCCGCCGCCCTCAACATCATCCCGACCTCGACCGGTGCCGCCAAGGCCCTCGGTCTGGTCGTGCCGGAACTCATCGGCAAGCTGGACGGCTATGCCCTCCGCGTGCCAGTGCCGACCGGTTCCATCACGGACCTCACCGTCGAAGCGGGACGCAACGTCACCGTCGCCGAGGTCAACGCGGCGTACAAGGCAGCCGCCGAGAGCGGCGCGCTCAAGGGATTCCTCAGCTACACCGAGGACCCGATCGTGTCGAGTGACATCCAGGGCGACCCGCACTCGTGCATCTTCGATGCCGGACTCACCAAGGTGATCGGCAACCAGGTCAAGATCGCCGGCTGGTACGACAACGAGTGGGGCTACTCCAACCGCCTCGTCGACTTCACCGAGTACGTCGCAGAGCGCCTGTAA
- the rapZ gene encoding RNase adapter RapZ, translating into MRDHAMTGDSYRQAEQHQEVLIVTGMSGAGRSTVGNALEDLGWYVVDNLPPQMLRPLVELAGKAGNNLPKVAAIVDVRGGKLFADLEETVEALREATPVRVLFLEATDAALVRRFEQVRRPHPLQGDGTLLDGIGAERQRMLGLRESSDIIVDTSDLNIHQLATKISDTFSSADTPGLQLTVLSFGYKYGLPTDADLVADMRFLPNPFWVPALRTLSGLDTQVSDYVLSREGAQQFIDQYVLALAPVLAGYQRENKRHATIAIGCTGGKHRSVAVVQRLAALLREQPGVAVSIKHRDLGRE; encoded by the coding sequence ATGCGTGACCACGCGATGACCGGGGACAGCTACCGCCAAGCCGAACAGCACCAGGAGGTGCTCATCGTCACCGGCATGTCCGGTGCGGGCCGCTCCACTGTGGGGAACGCGCTCGAGGACCTCGGCTGGTACGTGGTGGACAATCTGCCGCCGCAGATGTTGCGTCCGCTCGTGGAACTCGCGGGCAAGGCGGGAAACAATCTCCCCAAGGTCGCTGCAATCGTCGACGTGCGAGGAGGCAAGCTCTTCGCAGACCTCGAAGAGACCGTAGAAGCACTTCGCGAAGCGACTCCCGTTCGAGTCCTGTTCCTCGAAGCGACGGATGCCGCGCTCGTGCGCCGCTTCGAGCAGGTGCGGCGCCCGCATCCGCTGCAGGGCGATGGCACCTTGCTCGACGGAATCGGCGCCGAGCGCCAACGGATGCTCGGGCTCCGCGAGTCGAGCGACATCATCGTCGACACCTCCGATCTCAACATCCACCAGCTCGCGACCAAGATCTCGGACACTTTCTCGAGCGCCGACACTCCCGGACTCCAGCTGACAGTGCTGAGCTTCGGTTACAAGTACGGGTTGCCGACAGACGCCGATCTCGTGGCCGACATGCGGTTCCTCCCGAACCCGTTCTGGGTTCCGGCCCTTCGTACTCTCAGCGGGCTCGACACACAGGTGAGCGACTATGTGCTCTCGCGGGAGGGCGCGCAGCAATTCATCGATCAGTACGTGCTCGCACTCGCCCCGGTGCTCGCCGGCTACCAGCGCGAGAACAAGAGACACGCTACGATCGCCATTGGATGCACGGGGGGAAAGCACCGGTCGGTGGCCGTCGTTCAGCGCCTGGCCGCGCTGCTGCGTGAACAACCGGGAGTGGCCGTCAGCATCAAGCATCGCGACCTCGGACGCGAGTAG
- the whiA gene encoding DNA-binding protein WhiA — protein MALTADVKDELARIEVSKTTVRAAELATILRFSGGLHLISGRIAVESELDTAQLARRVRKDLAELYGVKSEISVISASGLRRTSHYLVRVLDGGETLARQTGLLDARRRPIRGLPNKLTTGSREELAAVWRGAFLAHGSLTDPGRSAALEITCPGNESAMALVGAAGRLKIAAKAREVRGVHRVVIRDGEAISAMLVHMGAHSTVLNWEELRQRREVRATANRLVNFDDANLRRSAQAAVAACARVERALEILDGNVPEHLRYAGDLRLRFRDSSLDELGHHADPPMTKDAVAGRIRRLLAMADKRAVDLGIPGTDANLPPDYEDA, from the coding sequence TTGGCTCTCACCGCCGACGTTAAAGACGAACTCGCCCGCATCGAGGTCAGCAAGACCACGGTTCGTGCCGCGGAACTGGCGACCATCCTGCGGTTCTCCGGAGGGCTGCACCTGATCTCGGGACGCATCGCGGTCGAGTCGGAACTCGATACAGCCCAGCTCGCCCGGCGTGTGCGCAAGGACCTCGCCGAGCTCTACGGCGTGAAGAGCGAGATCTCCGTGATCTCGGCCTCCGGACTGCGCCGCACGAGCCACTACCTCGTGCGAGTGCTCGACGGGGGAGAGACGCTCGCGCGCCAGACCGGACTGTTGGATGCCCGTCGCAGGCCGATCCGCGGACTGCCCAACAAGCTCACCACGGGCAGTCGTGAGGAACTCGCGGCCGTCTGGCGTGGCGCGTTCCTCGCGCACGGGTCACTCACCGATCCGGGTCGCTCGGCCGCCCTCGAGATCACCTGCCCGGGGAACGAGTCCGCAATGGCTCTCGTCGGAGCCGCGGGGCGACTGAAGATCGCCGCGAAGGCACGCGAGGTGCGCGGGGTCCATCGGGTGGTGATCCGCGACGGCGAAGCCATCAGCGCGATGCTGGTGCACATGGGCGCGCATTCGACCGTGCTCAACTGGGAAGAGCTGCGACAGCGCCGCGAGGTGCGTGCCACCGCCAACCGGCTCGTCAACTTCGACGATGCGAACCTGCGGCGATCCGCTCAGGCGGCGGTTGCGGCCTGCGCCCGCGTGGAGCGCGCCCTGGAGATCCTCGACGGCAACGTGCCGGAGCATCTGCGGTATGCAGGCGACCTGCGGTTGCGCTTCCGTGATTCCAGCCTCGACGAACTCGGACACCACGCTGATCCGCCGATGACGAAGGACGCCGTCGCCGGTCGCATCCGGCGGCTCCTGGCCATGGCCGACAAGCGTGCCGTCGACCTGGGGATCCCCGGCACCGACGCGAACTTGCCCCCCGATTACGAAGACGCGTGA
- the tpiA gene encoding triose-phosphate isomerase, whose translation MTTRTPFIAGNWKMNLDHLQSIAFVQKLAWSLKDAKLDYGTVEVAIFPPFTDLRSVQTLISADKLSLKFGGQDVSAHDSGAYTGEISGAFLKALDCEYVIVGHSERRTLHHETDEELAAKVAAAIAHGLVPVLCVGETAEDLEKHGPSAVPVAQLRAALASVKTGANIVVAYEPVWAIGSGQAATPAQAEQVAAQLRATLTELIGEEAASATRILYGGSVKASNIAGFMREPNVDGALVGGASLDLAEFSSIAQFQKHVGT comes from the coding sequence ATGACCACTCGTACCCCCTTCATCGCCGGCAACTGGAAGATGAATCTCGACCACCTGCAGTCCATCGCGTTTGTGCAGAAGCTCGCCTGGAGCCTCAAGGACGCGAAGCTCGACTACGGCACCGTCGAGGTTGCCATATTCCCGCCGTTCACCGACCTCCGCTCGGTGCAGACCCTCATCTCGGCTGACAAGCTATCCCTCAAGTTCGGTGGGCAGGATGTATCGGCCCACGACTCCGGCGCCTACACCGGCGAGATCTCGGGCGCCTTCCTGAAGGCGCTGGATTGCGAGTACGTCATCGTCGGGCATTCCGAGCGACGCACGCTGCATCACGAGACAGATGAAGAACTCGCGGCGAAGGTCGCTGCGGCGATCGCTCACGGGCTCGTTCCCGTGCTGTGTGTCGGCGAGACCGCAGAAGACCTCGAGAAGCACGGGCCGAGCGCGGTTCCTGTCGCCCAGCTGCGCGCGGCTCTTGCGTCGGTGAAGACCGGAGCGAACATCGTCGTGGCGTACGAGCCGGTCTGGGCGATCGGCTCGGGTCAAGCGGCGACTCCCGCGCAGGCGGAGCAGGTAGCGGCCCAGCTGCGGGCGACTCTGACCGAGCTGATCGGCGAGGAGGCGGCATCCGCCACTCGCATCCTCTATGGCGGGTCCGTCAAGGCCTCGAACATCGCGGGTTTTATGCGAGAGCCGAATGTGGATGGCGCGCTGGTCGGGGGAGCGAGCCTCGATCTTGCCGAGTTCTCGAGCATCGCGCAGTTCCAGAAGCACGTCGGCACCTGA
- the pgk gene encoding phosphoglycerate kinase, which translates to MTLRTIDSLGSLAGRTVIVRCDLNVPLKGTQITDDGRIRASLPTLNLLIHAGARVVVVSHLGRPEGAPDEKYSLAPVAQRLSELLGKPVTFASDTVGSSATEAVAGLADGDVALLENLRFNAGETAKSADERREFASRLAAFGDAFVSDGFGVVHRKQASVYELAELLPSAAGTLIATELDVLDRLTENPSKPYAVVLGGSKVSDKLGVIAHLLPRVDSLLIGGGMLFTFLAAQGHKVGASLLEIDQLEVVQGYLAKAQELGVEIVLPTDVVVASKFGADAEHQVRPADDIEGSPWAESGLGLDIGPETAARFAEVIRESKTVFWNGPMGVFELAPFAAGTKTVAQALTEVDGLSVVGGGDSAAAVRALGFTDDQFGHISTGGGASLEFLEGKSLPGLEVLGWTAA; encoded by the coding sequence ATGACCCTCCGCACGATCGATTCACTCGGTTCGCTTGCGGGCAGGACGGTCATCGTCCGTTGTGATCTGAACGTGCCCCTCAAGGGCACCCAGATCACGGACGATGGCCGTATCCGCGCCTCGCTGCCCACACTGAACCTGCTCATCCACGCCGGTGCACGTGTGGTCGTGGTGTCCCATCTGGGCCGCCCCGAGGGTGCCCCGGATGAGAAGTACAGCCTCGCTCCCGTGGCCCAGCGGCTCAGTGAGCTTCTCGGCAAGCCCGTGACCTTCGCCTCGGACACCGTGGGCAGTTCCGCAACGGAGGCCGTTGCCGGCCTGGCCGACGGCGATGTGGCGCTGCTCGAGAACCTGCGTTTCAACGCGGGGGAGACGGCCAAGAGCGCGGATGAGCGTCGAGAGTTCGCGAGCAGGCTCGCTGCCTTCGGCGACGCCTTCGTCTCGGACGGTTTCGGGGTCGTGCACCGCAAGCAGGCGAGCGTCTACGAACTCGCCGAGCTCCTTCCTAGCGCGGCGGGCACCCTGATCGCGACCGAGCTCGACGTGCTCGATCGCCTCACCGAGAACCCGAGTAAGCCCTACGCGGTGGTGCTCGGCGGCTCAAAGGTCTCGGACAAGCTCGGTGTGATCGCACATCTGCTGCCGAGGGTCGACTCCCTCCTCATCGGCGGAGGCATGCTCTTCACTTTCCTCGCCGCCCAAGGGCACAAGGTCGGCGCGAGCCTACTCGAGATCGATCAGCTCGAGGTCGTGCAGGGCTACCTCGCGAAGGCCCAGGAACTCGGTGTCGAGATCGTGCTCCCGACGGATGTCGTGGTGGCATCGAAGTTCGGCGCCGACGCGGAACACCAGGTGCGACCGGCCGACGACATCGAAGGCTCCCCGTGGGCAGAGTCCGGCCTCGGGCTGGACATCGGTCCGGAGACCGCTGCTCGCTTCGCGGAAGTCATCCGCGAGTCGAAGACGGTCTTCTGGAACGGTCCGATGGGCGTGTTCGAACTCGCCCCGTTCGCCGCGGGTACCAAGACCGTCGCACAGGCGCTCACCGAGGTGGACGGCCTGTCAGTCGTGGGCGGGGGAGACTCCGCCGCAGCGGTGCGGGCTCTCGGGTTCACGGATGACCAGTTCGGGCACATCTCCACCGGCGGAGGCGCGAGCCTGGAATTCCTGGAGGGCAAGAGCCTTCCGGGCCTCGAAGTTTTGGGATGGACAGCAGCATGA
- the uvrA gene encoding excinuclease ABC subunit UvrA has translation MSISRVESGSKLSVHGARVHNLKGVDLEIPRDSLVVFTGLSGSGKSSLAFDTIFAEGQRRYVESLSAYARQFLGQVDRPDVDFIDGLSPAVSIDQKSTNRNPRSTVGTITEIYDYMRLLWARIGVPHCAVCGEKIERQTVQQIADQLMTLETGVRYQIVSPVISQKKGEFVDLFKELAASGYSRAIVDGEQVQLSEPPILKKQYKHDISVVVDRLVAADDILTRLTDSLETALRLTDGLVSVNYVDATGPDAWRNFSEKLSCPNGHPVQLTEIEPRTFSFNAPFGACPECSGLGTKMSVDSELLLGDPALSLADGVILPWTQSGKGLFNYFQRLLEGLAADLDFSLKTPWRDLDADIQSAILKGNDFQVTVKWKNRFGREMKYSTGFEGVMPYIERKFLEAETDSARQRYSAYLREINCPVCDGKRLKPEVLAVTVHDYNIADVAELSLLDAFDFMQRLELSARDAKIAAQVLREIRLRLEFLIEVGLSYLNLARSAGSLSGGEAQRIRLATQIGSGLTGVLYVLDEPSIGLHQRDNRRLIETLVKLKNLGNTLIVVEHDEDTIRTADWIVDIGPGAGEHGGEVVHSGSYEALLANTGSMTGDYLSGRRSIATPTSRRPIDKKRMLTVEGARANNLRNVTAEFPLGTFTAVTGVSGSGKSSLINDILYKVLANELNGARQIPGKHTRVTGLDNLDKVVHVDQAPIGRTPRSNPATYTGVFDKIRTLFSETQDAKARGYLPGRFSFNVKGGRCENCSGDGTIKIEMNFLPDVYVVCEVCNGARYNRETLAVHYKGKSIAEVLDMPISEAADFFEAISSISRFLKTLVDVGLGYVRLGQSATTLSGGEAQRVKLATELQKRSMGRSIYVLDEPTTGLHFEDVRKLLLVLNGLVDKGNTVIVIEHNLDVIKSADWLIDLGPEGGAGGGQILAVGTPEHLATVEASFTGTFLREILPAAPEPVRRKKSPSRAKALATT, from the coding sequence GTGTCTATTTCCCGCGTCGAGTCCGGTTCGAAGCTCTCTGTCCACGGTGCACGAGTGCACAATCTCAAGGGTGTCGACCTCGAGATTCCGCGTGATTCTCTTGTCGTATTCACCGGGCTATCCGGTTCAGGCAAGTCTTCCCTGGCCTTCGACACGATCTTCGCCGAGGGGCAGCGCCGCTATGTCGAGTCGCTGTCGGCATACGCCCGTCAATTCCTCGGTCAGGTCGACCGCCCCGATGTCGATTTCATCGATGGGCTGAGTCCCGCAGTCTCGATCGACCAGAAGTCGACGAACCGCAACCCCCGGTCCACCGTCGGAACGATCACCGAGATCTACGACTACATGCGTCTTCTCTGGGCCCGGATCGGTGTGCCTCACTGCGCCGTCTGCGGCGAGAAGATCGAGCGCCAGACGGTGCAGCAGATCGCCGACCAGCTCATGACTCTCGAAACCGGGGTGCGGTACCAGATCGTGAGTCCGGTCATCTCCCAGAAGAAGGGCGAGTTCGTCGACCTCTTCAAGGAGCTCGCCGCGAGTGGCTACTCCCGAGCGATCGTGGATGGCGAGCAGGTGCAGCTGAGCGAACCCCCGATCCTGAAGAAGCAGTACAAGCACGACATCTCCGTGGTCGTGGACCGCCTCGTCGCCGCCGACGACATCCTCACCCGGCTCACGGACTCGCTGGAGACCGCCCTGCGGCTCACCGACGGACTGGTCAGTGTGAACTACGTCGACGCGACCGGCCCAGACGCCTGGCGCAACTTCAGCGAGAAACTGTCGTGCCCCAACGGTCACCCGGTTCAGCTCACCGAGATCGAGCCGCGAACGTTCTCGTTCAATGCGCCTTTCGGTGCCTGCCCGGAATGCTCCGGGCTCGGCACCAAGATGTCGGTCGACTCCGAACTGCTCCTCGGCGACCCCGCTTTGAGTCTCGCCGACGGCGTGATCCTGCCGTGGACCCAGTCTGGCAAGGGCCTCTTCAACTACTTCCAGCGCCTGCTCGAAGGCCTCGCCGCCGATCTCGACTTCTCGCTCAAGACTCCGTGGCGCGATCTCGACGCCGACATCCAGAGCGCCATCCTCAAGGGCAACGACTTCCAGGTCACCGTCAAGTGGAAGAACCGCTTCGGTCGAGAGATGAAGTATTCGACCGGCTTCGAGGGCGTCATGCCCTACATCGAGCGAAAGTTCCTCGAGGCGGAGACCGACTCGGCCCGCCAGCGCTACTCCGCGTACCTGCGGGAGATCAACTGCCCGGTCTGCGACGGCAAACGCCTGAAGCCCGAGGTTCTCGCGGTGACCGTGCACGACTACAACATCGCGGATGTCGCGGAGCTCAGTCTCCTCGACGCGTTCGACTTCATGCAGCGCCTCGAACTCTCGGCCCGGGATGCCAAGATCGCGGCCCAGGTGCTGCGCGAGATCCGGCTTCGGCTCGAATTCCTCATCGAGGTGGGGCTGAGCTACCTCAATCTCGCCCGTTCGGCCGGGTCCCTCTCCGGTGGCGAGGCCCAGCGCATCCGGCTCGCGACCCAGATCGGATCGGGTCTCACCGGAGTGCTCTATGTGCTCGACGAGCCGAGCATCGGCCTCCATCAACGCGACAATCGCCGGCTGATCGAGACCCTCGTGAAGCTCAAGAACCTCGGCAACACCCTCATCGTGGTCGAACACGACGAGGACACCATCCGCACCGCGGACTGGATCGTCGACATCGGGCCCGGCGCGGGCGAGCACGGGGGAGAGGTCGTGCACTCCGGATCTTACGAGGCACTCCTCGCCAACACGGGATCGATGACCGGCGACTACCTCTCCGGTCGGCGGTCAATAGCGACTCCCACGTCGCGGCGTCCGATCGACAAGAAGCGCATGCTCACGGTGGAGGGCGCGCGCGCCAACAACCTGCGGAATGTCACCGCTGAATTTCCGCTCGGCACCTTCACCGCAGTGACGGGGGTCAGTGGATCGGGCAAATCCAGCCTCATCAACGACATCCTCTACAAGGTGCTCGCGAACGAGCTCAACGGAGCGCGACAGATCCCCGGAAAGCACACCCGGGTTACCGGCCTCGACAACCTCGACAAGGTCGTGCACGTCGACCAGGCCCCGATCGGGCGCACCCCGCGGTCGAATCCGGCCACCTACACCGGCGTCTTCGACAAAATCCGCACCCTGTTCAGCGAGACTCAGGACGCCAAGGCCCGCGGCTACCTTCCCGGGAGGTTCAGCTTCAACGTCAAGGGCGGCCGCTGCGAGAATTGCTCGGGCGACGGCACTATCAAGATCGAGATGAACTTCCTTCCCGATGTCTACGTGGTCTGCGAGGTCTGCAACGGCGCGCGCTACAACCGCGAGACCCTCGCGGTGCACTACAAGGGCAAGAGCATCGCCGAGGTGCTCGACATGCCGATCAGCGAGGCCGCGGACTTCTTCGAGGCCATCTCGTCGATCAGCCGCTTCCTCAAGACGCTCGTCGATGTCGGACTCGGCTATGTGCGACTCGGGCAGAGCGCCACGACCCTCTCCGGAGGTGAGGCGCAACGCGTGAAGCTCGCCACCGAGCTGCAGAAGCGGTCGATGGGACGCAGCATCTATGTGCTCGACGAGCCGACGACGGGTCTGCACTTCGAAGACGTTCGCAAGCTGCTTCTCGTGCTCAACGGTCTCGTCGACAAGGGCAACACGGTGATCGTGATCGAGCACAACCTCGACGTCATCAAGTCCGCCGACTGGCTCATCGACCTCGGTCCCGAGGGTGGAGCCGGGGGAGGGCAGATCCTGGCGGTCGGCACACCGGAGCATCTCGCAACGGTCGAGGCGAGCTTCACCGGGACCTTCCTCAGGGAGATCCTTCCGGCGGCGCCGGAGCCGGTGCGCCGCAAGAAGTCCCCGTCCCGCGCAAAAGCCCTCGCAACGACGTAG
- a CDS encoding superoxide dismutase produces MADYTLPELGYDYGALAPSISGAIMELHHSKHHQAYVTGANAAVAALAAARDSGDLANVNKLEKDLAFNLGGHVNHSIFWTNLSPDGGDKPVGELASAIDDNFGSFDKFTAHFTAAALGVQGSGWAALVWDSIGEKLLISQFFDQQSNFAAGTVPVLMLDVWEHAYYLDYKNVRADYVKAFWNIANWANVQQRFDVAREKTNGLLVLS; encoded by the coding sequence ATGGCCGATTACACTCTGCCCGAACTGGGATACGACTACGGAGCACTCGCTCCGAGCATCAGCGGCGCCATCATGGAGCTGCACCACTCCAAGCATCACCAGGCCTACGTGACCGGGGCGAATGCTGCCGTCGCAGCTCTCGCGGCTGCTCGCGACTCTGGTGACCTCGCCAACGTCAACAAGCTCGAGAAGGACCTCGCGTTCAACCTCGGCGGGCATGTGAACCACTCCATTTTCTGGACCAACCTCTCCCCGGACGGCGGCGACAAGCCGGTCGGAGAGCTCGCGTCGGCGATCGACGACAACTTCGGATCGTTCGACAAGTTCACCGCACACTTCACCGCCGCAGCGCTCGGCGTGCAGGGCTCCGGCTGGGCGGCCCTCGTCTGGGACTCGATCGGAGAGAAGCTGCTCATCAGCCAGTTCTTCGACCAGCAGTCGAACTTCGCCGCGGGAACCGTGCCGGTTCTCATGTTGGACGTCTGGGAGCACGCCTACTACCTCGACTACAAGAACGTGCGGGCCGACTACGTCAAGGCGTTCTGGAACATCGCCAACTGGGCGAACGTGCAGCAGCGTTTCGATGTTGCTCGCGAAAAGACGAACGGCCTGCTGGTACTGTCATAG
- the uvrC gene encoding excinuclease ABC subunit UvrC has translation MSDTVVWRPKAGEIPQQPGVYRFRDAAQRVLYVGKAKNLRARLSNYFAPLASLHERTRRMVLSAASVEWTVVGTEFEALQLEFTWIKEFDPPFNVQFRDDKSYPYLAITLGENVPRVLVTRNRNLKGARYFGPYTKVWAIRETVDLMLKAFPMRSCSESTYKRAEQTGRPCLLGDIGKCAAPCVGRVSKEEHKSIALDFASFVAGNDSKFVGEVSRKMKAAAAVQDYESAAKFRDQLGALETALSKNTVVLSEDVDADIFGIAHDELAAAVQQFTVRGGRIRGVRSWVVDKELDLELDELVETVVHNAYDELDPPRLVVVPELPDDAAELETWLTELRSERGVGSGKVVIRVAQRGELAALALTVATNARNALILYKTRRSGDFVARSQALADIQQALGMDDAPLRMECYDVSHLSGTNIVASMVVFEDGLPRKDQYRRFSIPESTDDTESIYQTLSRRLAHLDDDPAAAVAEALSQAVGTGTAEGTGIAEGTGTAEGTGIAESTEAGPNPARPRFAYRPNLLIVDGGQPQVAAAARALEDAGITGIALCGIAKRLEEIWLPGNDYPVILPRNSDALFLIQRIRDEAHRFAITYQRQRRKRDVGSVLSEIPGLGPARVKELLRHFGSVTQLRAAQPEAISEVKGVGNVIAQTIFEKLRE, from the coding sequence GTGTCAGACACCGTCGTATGGCGCCCGAAAGCGGGCGAGATCCCCCAGCAGCCGGGGGTCTATCGCTTTCGTGACGCCGCCCAGAGGGTGCTCTATGTCGGCAAGGCGAAGAATCTCCGTGCGCGACTGAGCAACTATTTCGCTCCCTTGGCGAGCCTGCACGAGCGCACCCGGCGAATGGTGTTGAGCGCTGCATCCGTCGAGTGGACAGTGGTCGGCACCGAGTTCGAGGCGTTGCAACTCGAGTTCACCTGGATCAAGGAATTCGATCCGCCGTTCAATGTGCAGTTTCGCGACGACAAGTCCTATCCGTACTTGGCGATCACCCTCGGGGAGAACGTGCCGAGGGTGCTGGTCACCCGCAACCGCAACCTCAAGGGTGCCCGGTACTTCGGGCCGTACACGAAGGTGTGGGCGATCCGCGAGACCGTCGACCTCATGCTCAAGGCGTTCCCCATGCGCAGCTGTTCGGAATCCACCTACAAGCGCGCGGAGCAGACCGGACGGCCCTGCCTGCTCGGGGACATCGGCAAGTGCGCGGCACCCTGTGTCGGCCGCGTGTCGAAAGAGGAGCACAAGTCCATCGCCCTGGATTTCGCCTCCTTCGTGGCCGGCAACGACTCCAAGTTCGTCGGAGAGGTCTCCCGCAAGATGAAGGCCGCCGCGGCGGTGCAGGACTACGAGTCGGCAGCCAAGTTCCGCGACCAGCTCGGAGCACTGGAAACCGCCCTCTCGAAGAACACCGTCGTGCTCTCGGAGGATGTGGATGCCGACATCTTCGGGATCGCGCACGACGAGCTCGCGGCGGCGGTGCAGCAGTTCACGGTGCGTGGTGGCCGCATCCGTGGTGTGCGCAGTTGGGTCGTCGACAAGGAACTGGATCTGGAGCTGGACGAACTCGTCGAGACCGTCGTGCACAACGCCTACGACGAACTCGATCCGCCACGGCTCGTCGTCGTGCCGGAATTACCTGATGATGCTGCGGAGCTCGAGACCTGGCTCACCGAACTGCGGTCGGAGCGCGGTGTGGGCAGCGGCAAAGTGGTCATCCGTGTCGCCCAGCGCGGCGAGCTCGCCGCACTCGCCCTCACCGTCGCGACCAACGCCCGCAATGCCCTGATCCTCTACAAGACGCGTCGAAGCGGCGACTTCGTGGCCCGGTCGCAGGCTCTGGCCGATATCCAGCAGGCGCTGGGGATGGATGATGCGCCGCTTCGCATGGAATGCTACGACGTCTCCCACTTGAGCGGCACCAACATCGTCGCCTCCATGGTCGTCTTCGAAGACGGGCTGCCGCGCAAAGACCAGTACCGCCGCTTCAGCATCCCGGAGTCCACCGACGACACGGAATCGATCTACCAGACCCTGTCCCGTCGGCTCGCGCACCTCGATGACGATCCGGCGGCCGCCGTGGCCGAGGCCCTGAGTCAGGCCGTGGGCACAGGGACCGCCGAAGGAACAGGGATCGCCGAAGGAACAGGGACTGCCGAAGGAACAGGGATCGCCGAGAGTACAGAGGCGGGCCCCAATCCGGCGCGTCCGCGTTTCGCCTACCGTCCCAACCTGCTCATCGTCGATGGCGGGCAACCACAGGTCGCCGCCGCCGCCCGTGCCCTTGAGGACGCGGGCATCACCGGGATCGCGCTGTGCGGCATCGCCAAACGACTCGAGGAGATCTGGCTGCCGGGCAACGACTACCCGGTGATCCTTCCGCGCAACAGTGACGCTCTCTTCCTGATCCAGCGCATCCGCGACGAGGCTCACCGCTTCGCGATCACGTATCAACGCCAGCGGCGCAAGCGAGATGTCGGCTCGGTGCTGTCTGAGATTCCCGGGCTCGGTCCGGCCCGGGTCAAGGAACTGCTCCGCCACTTCGGCTCCGTGACCCAGCTCCGCGCCGCCCAGCCGGAAGCGATCTCCGAGGTCAAGGGAGTCGGCAATGTGATCGCCCAGACGATCTTCGAAAAACTCCGGGAGTGA